TGGATAAGTACcacatacaaccccacttcaaaatatctgaactatccctttaacatgttgtattttgtttgtttaatccacacaaaaacagaagtgtAAAACCAAGTTGTGGCTTTTTGGACACTTACTGtatgtgctggactatttctCGACTGGCAGGAAACCAGTGGAGACTACAGAAATGTTCTGCTCCCAGACATGAAATATCCCGGCACATAACATCCTATAAAATGGTTAATTGAATTCCTTCCAGGAAAATTAGTAGAAGTAGAAGAGAAGGAGTTGAGCAAAGGTAAAGGATCAACTAATAACTCATGGTTGCGCGTTTAAATGCTGGTAACACCAAGATACTTCTATCATTGGGAGCAGACTCACACTTTCTCTCCTAGCAGGCAAATTTAAGGAAGTTCAGACATACAGGgtcattttaaatttggttAGGAAATCAAGACAGTGATGGAGACATGATTTAACTGGGGAAACAACTGTCCATTTAAGCTCTTTTGCAGGAAACCAAAGGCCAACAGGCCTGGTTTTAAGGGCCATCTCaacatttttaatatatattcatatcaAGCTCAAATTGAGCTTATTGATCACTTATCCAAAAGTTCTGTTTTAAGAGCAGTGAACTGAAAATACATCTGAGGGTAGCAATGTAACCAGCCAGAAATCCACTGTGGACCTCGAAAAGCTGTCATAAAACGGAAACTAGTCGATAAGGAAGCTTTTTGGTGGTAAAACTCCAATCATGGCAGGTCGCTCGGCAGCATGGGGTGCCTCCGATCATAGGCAGTGTCATCACTCTCCTCGCCATCGCTTACTTCACCCaaaaccctctctctctcctcctcttcggTTTCACTCTCTCGCCTCATACGCTCCcgctccctgtctctctctctgtaggagCGAGGCATTGTGGGAATCTGAGAGGGCAAAAAAGGACATAATGAgaacatgtagtttataataaGTGACTAAAAAAGGTGAATTTTACAAATGTACACGTTGTAAATGTTGTGAGGTATACACCAGGGTTTGGAGCGATTTGATCATTGTACCTGAAAagagggctgggcaatatatcgatatcgtgatatgagactagatatcatcttaggtTTAAGAAATATTACACTTTAGATGGAAAAACATTTATCTCCATATAAAACTtttgaaaatgcatttttttagattatctgatgtgtttttaaatggtttatttattttaaaggtcccattatgtttattttcaggtccatacttgtattttgggtttctactagaagaTGTTTCTCTGCTTTAACCAATCAAAAAACACataatttttctcatactgtctgtctaaaTTTACCTgttttcaccctctgtctgaaacgctccgttttagcagCTGTCtttttaagcccccctcccgaaaaagcccagtctgctctgattggtcaacgtTTCCAGGTCTTCCGCATCTGCACTCCCCGTAGTCAGCTGGGTAATAACTGTACCGGCACTTTCTACATATATATAGTacagttgtgacatcacaaccgtacggaaACCCTGACAGCTCATTTAAATTCACCTTTTTTGAATATGGGCtgtgtgtatttctctgtggattgagtgtTTTGaaactttcacagtatttatatagcacctcgacctgctttataataaaacatataataaaaaaagacatggaaatctcacttttcaCAATATGGGAAATTTAAAAATGATTCTTAACCCATAAAAGAACACTTTATCCTTCAGTTGATCTGAAACGTTAAAAATCACCATACTTGCAGATACATGGTTTTCTTTGGAAGTTGACAATAGTCTAAATGGTTGCTGTGTTGCATTTCAGACGCCTCCTTGTTCTAAGTATGCATGCTAAAGTGTGTTCTTCAGAGGACTGAAGGTTAGTAGGTGAACCACCATATCCAGACCACTTTCATATTTCCAACAAATACAGGGTCCTAAAATGTGGACTAAAAAGGAAGTGACCGTTCAAATTGGACACACAGTGTATGTAAGCTAAAGAGTCTTCTATTACTCAACACACAGAGCACTTTCATGCAGTATCGCAAAGGATACGTGCATGGTTTAGAAGTCCACTGTATGTTCTGACCATCAGGTCAATCTCCAAAAACATGGTGTATCTCTTTAAGCAAATTTAAAGTATCATTGTATCATAGAGGAACACATATTGTGTAGTGTTAGAACCAGAAGAAGTAGAAGTGGGTAGTTACCTGGTTGTCGTAGCTGGGCAGGGCACAGTAGCCCGCCTCCGTCCTGCGGAGGAGGCATGGTGAATGGGTACGGAAAGGCCGGGGGGAGTGGGAGCAGACGGAGTGCGGAGAGGGAGAGCGGATAGAGTGTGGGGATGGAGATCGGATAGAACGGGACGGTGAGTAAGTGATGGATTGAGACTGGGAGAGACTGTGGTGGTTTTGTTTGGGTGGGCGAGGGGAGCGGGGTGGCAGCGCAGGCGGTTTGATGGGGTCAATCAGGTCCATCTCGGTGAGGATCGGGGGCGGAGGGATGAAATCGAGCTCCTCCTCTGGCTGGAGCATTTGCATTTCTGCTGCGTCAAGTTCGGCAAGCTCTGCCTTCGACAAGTGGTCCACGATCCCGGCGCCGAACGAGTCGCCCACCACATTGATGGAGGTACGCATTCTGTCACTGGGTGGACAAACAGTATCAGTGTCAGCGGGTGAAATAGAAGAGAGCCACCGAGAGCTGAATAACACCAGAACCTTTATAACTCCTCTTACAAATGTTACTGTTTAAAAAGCTCTGGAGCGTAAGAGCAGGGACTCTTTATCTCCTGCAAttcacacacagtcatacacactCCACTCTCCAGACACCTGACTCACAGCAGCCAGTCGACAGCGATGAGCAGACTGATGTCCTGAGTAGGCAGCCCCACAGCCGTCAGGATCAGTAGCATGGTAACCAGTCCAGCACTGGGAATACTGGCAGCTCCGACACTGGCCAGGGTGGCAGTCATACTAGGGAGGAAAAAGAAGACAATTTTCAGAACAAATCTAATAGAGGTTCTAAGGGCCTGACACACTAACTCCATTTTAGACGTCTAACAAAGGTGTACTCAAATGTTTTGTTAGATGCTGCACTTGAACACACCACAAAGAATGTAGAAATCAGACATGCGTGCATTTGTTATTTGGCAGCAGTTTGTAAAAAGAAAACTCCAATTCTTGGCATTGCTACAGACGAAAAAACAAACCAGACATGGCCAAACATTCTCCTCTCATTACGTCTCGTTTCATACATACAGCATATTGGaatataaatttaaaatatGCTTGATAAAAAGGTGCAACAGGCACTGCAACATCAGTGATTCTTTAACTACCTCCCACCAACTGTCTGTCAGTGCTGATTCAACATTCTTAGTCAGCCGAACATGGGCCAATCAACACAATTAGTTCCAATTAACTAGGTGTGTCCGAGCCCTGAAGGGATCGGATACCACTTGACGTTAGGGTTAGTATTATACACATATCTGCCAGTTGATGTATGTGTTATGTGCTCTCCAGTGATGCAGCCAATCTAAAAGCAGTCACTGACAGTGAAAGCATAGATGTTTGGGTCGGCAATAAAATCAGCCCATGTAAATGTGGACGTTATTCAGTCTCAAAACACGAGTCGGAAGTTGGTCATGACAGTTTTGGGACAAGGTGGTTTGAAGGTTCTGTGTAGTAATGAAACCCTGCTGCATTATTTGTTATGATTATGAATCAACAAACTTGCAATCCATGATTTCTTGCATTGTATCAGATGAAGTATAAATCCTAAAAGAAATCTGAAACACATGATGTTGTGAAAGTGGAAGTTTAATCAGGAAACATTATGCAGAGAGTATCCAGCCCAGCTGCTTGGAATGCAAACGTGAGGATTTGAGGGATGAATGAGATAAAGTGAAATTAATTTAATGTATCACAGTTTTCTGGACTTTGTTTTAGTTGATAACAGCACAGCCCAGTAAATGTGGTTTTGATAACTTGCAGGTGAAAAACTGGAGTAAAACCAGTTGAGTGTTTTAGATTATAACCTttcttttaaaagttgtttCCACGGCCATATTTTCAACATCTAACAGATTCTACAGGATCTTCATTTTTCGCGGAAAAAGAGGTTGCAAAGTATAATCCTTTTATACATTATTGCACAGGTTTAAAGCAAGACGCCATGGCAGTTACCTTCCACAGAATTACTTTAACATTTGTTAAAGTTAACATTAATACGTTCTCAATAACTAAGATACATGCAGATAATTGTAGAATGTGAGTGGTGGTTAGGGTGACCACCCGTCCCGCGTAGCGCGTGCACGCACAGCGTTTGAAGCCCAATTCATGCGTCCCGCAAATTGAGACCGTGACACGCATAATCAATGCTTGctcaaaaaaaaagttggtcGCTCTATATCCTCGAGCCCCAGGCAGCCAAACGAACATTACTTGACAGTTCAGCACGCTTCTGTTGCCACACCCACCCCTCAGTTGAACTGCTGACTAGGTTGTTGTCAACTTTTTCGTTGTTGTCATGACAGCGCACGCAGCCGCAAAGTTCCTTCCCAGTGTGTCTGGTATGCACGTGCATACCAGACACACTGGGAAGGAACTTTTAGATGTGCGCTTTCCAATTCGAAAAATGGAGAAAGAGACTGAGTCTGACTCTGAGGCACCGCCATCATCAATTAAAAACAGAAGGTGTGGGTACAAGAAAGACTGGGAAAATGAATATTTGTGGCTGAAAGGTGTTGAGGGGGATACCGAGAGGGCTTTTTGTGACCTTTGCAAAACGTCCTTCTCAAGTTCACCATCCTTCCTCCCCGTTCTCGTTCCGTGAACCTCTGGAGTTGTgagttaagacttttttttttaactgttcctGTGGTGTTGAGCAACTACAATTCCTGTTAATCCtataattttatattataatttatttaaagtgaataaattgtaatgaaaaataaataaaattaaatagcTAAAAAAGTGGAAGTGCATCTGTCAATTCATTGAATgttcaaaatattatgaatctttatttagaaaaaaatacacattggTTGGCCTATTCATGAGCATACATCAGCAATTACACATGTTTAGGGGAATAGGGCATTATTAATATACCATGTAAGGTGGTATGTGCTAGAAATGGGTAAACCACTATCAGTGAGTCTGCCCGTGGGGTGGGGGTACCGCCGCGCCAGGCAGTGTCCCACATTGTCCCTCAGAAACATACCCCTTGTCCCCCCTTGGGCTTATTAGAGGTGGTCACCCTAGTCGTGGTATTACATTTTCATGtgaccaaataaaaaaataaaaaccagaCTGCCTAAAATGTCAGATACATTTTTGAAAGTTGACCCTGTTAAGCCCAGTTTGTGTAAAGCGGGGTATAATCTTGTGGTTTGCAGTTACATAAGCTGGTCATACAGCAAAAAACCTAGTGTGTTAATTTCACTGCATCGTACATGCAATGCTTGTATGAAAGTGGTATCTGAGGAAAAAATAGGTTTATAGCCAAACAAAACCAAATCTCTTAATGTTTCCTGACATCTTTTGTTTTCAGACATAAatctttaaaggtgcagtaggtaaaacttataaaactaactttctgtcatatttgctgaaactgaccctatgtttcagtagaactacatgaagcaggtaattaaaaaaaaaaatccggctcctctggcaccacctacagcctgtagggcaatttgcaaaaatccacagctccctgttcagatgcaccaatcagggccagggggggatgtttaactgcgtgtcaatcactgctcatgcacacacattcattctcccttgtgggggaaggggcttaggagaccgttttgggctttagcagaaaggggggagggactgagaagttgtcgatatTCCAAGTTTTtagctaagtcctggatcttcacaatcctacctacagtagggctgtcaaaattgctcaaaaatgaCGTTCGAATATTCcctctaaaaaaacacataatattcGAACTATTCGAACATCTGGTTGCGCATGCGCATTTTGTCAATGACGCGCATTACGTCAATAACAGGACAAATtaatacaaagagacataactacttgtatagGTAGTCTCTGCACTTTCTGCCATCTTCCATGCAAGACAAGTCAACTTTCAGCAGTGACGCTGTGCCAGACAGTGCGACTCCTGTGACCTGTCCCTGAACCCGATCAGGCACGCTAGCGTGCCCACTCGCAAAGCAAATAGCCAGACAGCTTCTGCTACCGCAAgcgtttttttccacattttttttttttttttaattcgaatattaattttcaccttcgaaatttgttttttaaaaactattcgaatatatattcaagtttagaatattcgttgacagccctaacctacagcacctttaattctCAGAAAAATGCTGCTAGTCATGACATGTTTGCAATTAGAGCAATTATCAGTTCATGTTGCTCCCAGATGTGACTGCAGGCCAGTTTGGACACTGTTTATTTCACAATGTTGTTCATCTGAGCTCTGCGTTACATCTCAATCCTTATATCATTGCTAATTATCACCCTGCTGTGACGTTAAGCGGGACACTCATAAGATTTACACAACATATGGATCTTATTTGAGTGGTTAAAGGCTGTTGATGAAAGACATACAATAAACAACTTCAAAGTGCTGAGCATCATTTGTAACTCTGCGGCCGCAACAAGCTAAAGTAGACTGGTTCCAATCAGACATGAATGTTTTGCTGAAACCTCAGAAATGTTACTTTCTTACTGCATTCATGCAGAGTTTAAAGCTGCCGTTCATCTctgcacatttttaaattaaagttcaGCTTCAAACTGATGGTAGTATGGTCATATGAAAATGCCTTTGGATTTTTGTTTACACTGGTACACAGGAATGTTGTAATACAACTTGGACTTACACAATGTGTGGCCCATTAAAATCAACAGAATTGTAACTGTATACTACTTCGCTGCATTAAGTTAAAACtatttttcatatttgccacaaagccttttgtaaaaaaaaaaaaaaaaacacaaaaaaaaaatttctttaCAACATGAtaattgaaatgaatgaatctgaaaacttTCCATGGATCCCCTGCCAGAGTGGATGAACCTCTGGGGGTCCCTGGACCAGAAACCCCCGTATTGTAGTATTGTGAAGCTTTACACACGTTTCACATGTAATATTAACACACAAATCATGTTTGAAAGTATGTGGGAAATTGTTGCAGATGAAAAAATTCCTGAAAAGCAAAGTTAACTAACCAGTGGATTGGTATGGACATGACTGAAGGTAATGTTATGGTTTTgggatatttctgttaccagtttgttcttttctgttgtctttattgtttatttgtgcattttccctgtgttgtatatttattctgttacctgtttggatatttcttttgccttgtttgtagatttctgtatgtatcttgttttgtatatttctgttgtgtgtatttgtattccCTGTTCATTGTGTAGTTTGTTTACCCTGTTGActgttctgttctctgtgtatatttctgtttcctgttttattttgatagtctgttttctgtcctgtcatgtctagttttactttttgcctttgttgattgtcctgccccgccctgatgtgtttcacctgtcgtgtcacctgttcctcatttgttcattacctcttgtatttaacccctgtgttccctttgtctcttgtcagatcgttttgtattcccctgtgtcagtgtgtgtgtgtcttcgtcagtctctcctttttctccccggtattagtttttgcctgcagctcacaggactccttgtttgttttttgttttttgaggaaataaacctttgagtttcaacgctgctcctgcctgcctctctctctctctgcgtttgggtccactattcctcgcTCATCATAACAGGTAACTTGCTGTGTGctgaaataataaacaataataaaagaATTCCTCCTCCattcaaaaaatgtgttttgttccGTATATTATTCCTTCACTTGGATGCTTGATATATAGACCTGAGAATTTGATACTAGAAGGCTTTTTCATATTTATCTGCTGAAGTGGAAAGATTGAGAATGGACTTTGTGTCCAGTGGTTACACTTTTGAAATGAAAgatatttgcatattcataaaTTCTGGATTAGTAGATGAGTAAAATTAGACTCACATGTTGATGGTAATTTTGTATCTTACTAATCTTCTTAAAACATGTCTGAAGGGGtagttttagattttttttaatgtgggactgtatgaggtacttatccacaGTCGGTGTGTTACCTACAGTAGACGGtagctttggtgttttaaagagTTAGTTTggattcaccaaagtcacacaataacacaaacaaactaactgaTCGCGGCAGCAGAGGCagaccagcaactcccgtgttctgcgaggtaaaatgttaaaggagtctggtggctatGAAGAGAGCATAGATGGATATACCGGCTTCAGTTCTCCATGGGAAAGAGCTGTCTGAGGgcaaggtaaagcggtgaaaatattctaaatttaGCGTACAAACTGATGTTGATTATGGCTGGATAGGTGTCTAAAAAAACGTTAAGCTGCCGCCCCCATCCACAGTAGTgcattgcttagcttctgtttcggtactcctgcctgcttctccagaGATAGAAGATAAATACTTCATCCGGccccacttcaaaatatccaaactgaccctttaaggcagggcacagcaggatgTTTTATATTGACAGTGTTATTGTGGAGTGGCTAACAAAGGGGTGTGTCTGTGGAGCATCGTACATCCGAAATAAAGGGTCAAATGTTTGGATATTATTAACACACAATAGGCTTTTTATCTCTCTTACCTCCTTTGTAGAAACTCTCAGTAGCAAATATTACGTGGTTGGGAACCACAGATTTTTATGAAACTTTGCAGTATGAAGCGTTCGATTGTatttcaaaaataaagacaaacagGGAAACACCacgagatgtgtgtgtgtgtgtagaggacGTCCACCGTGTGTCTTACCTGACAGTGATGATCTGTCCGCTGTCCAGGGTGATGTCATTCATCTGGGCAATAAAGATGGCTGCCACAGCCTCATACAGCGCAGTGCCGTCCATGTTAATGGTGGCACCTATGGGCAGCACGAAGCGAGTCACTCGCTTATCAATCTTCAGATTTTCTTCTAGGCAGCGGAAGGTGACGGGTAACGTTCCTGCACTGAGAGAAGAAGGTCCCACAAGATACAGAGTTAGGAAAAAATAAAGGTGCAGATGTACAAAGAACAGGAGCACAGTGTCTGTTGAAGAATATAAAATAGGTAGACAGGTGGTGAAAGACAGAAGTGCAGAGGTGAGGAGGTTAAGTTGGGGCTgagatcaaaaaaaaaaaaaaagtggaaatttGAGTCGGCTGACAGCCTCCTCCTAACAGCTGGTGTAGGCCACTGTTGCAATCCTTTAACGTGTGATTTAAAGGAATTTGATTCCTGGCCCTGCTAAGCTCGGGTCATAATATAATTAGAGAAAACGATGATAGGATTACCCTTATTCACTAAAGCCTCAGTAATGTGCCAAAATAACAGTTGGTTTTAGCAGCGATGCAGACTCCGAGGCAGGCCAAGTCGAGCCAGGCAGGATACAGTGGGGCCAGTTTATCTGCTGACGACTAATCCGAAGGCTTAGACATTTACAACACAGGAACTGTCTGATATGGTCTCATCTATGATAGCCTGTGCTTACACACATTTGGCTCCGCCGTCCCGATTTGTCTGCGTAAATACACGTTTTCGCCTTTTGCCGTTTCAGATTCAACCCAAATAGCTGAAAGCGAGTAGCAGGCTACGGCGATCAATCATAGTAAGTATGGCAGCTGCTCGAGGAATAGATGTTGTAAAAGAAACATGTGACACACATGTGTTAACACATGCCCAAACTTccacacacgtatacacacacttCCTGCAGGCTGTCCTACCTGCTAGCAGTGCCCAGAGCTGTGATCCAAGCCTGGAAGATTCCAGAGTAGAAAGTAAAGGGGCTTTTTCTGGTGATTGCAAAGAATATAGCAGGAAGGATCAAGCCCCCGTGGATCACCAGGCCCACGATGACGGTCACCATGTACATGCCCAGCTGCCTGGCAACCATCTCCAGGTCCCCGATGGCCGCAATCTTCCCCGCGATCAGTGAGGCGATGCCGATAGGAGAGTACCTAAGCACAGAGTTAGACGCGTCAGAGCTGGAATGATTACTTGCTATCGTTCTTCATTACCttatgttttttattctttttaaggCTGACTTCTAGATTAGTATATGTGATTATacttacatgtactgtatatgtatttgtatattttctTTACTGCATCAGGCCCGactatacactaccggtcaaaagtttgggttcacttagaaatttccattccactccattacagagagaataccagctgagatcagttgcattgtttttttaatcagggcagcagttttccgattacattatgtgcttacataattgcaaaagggttctcaactgttgtagaaagaagtggctgatctttaatgcaatatctacattgcccattatcagcaaccattcatccaatgttccaaaggcacattctgtttactaatctgatatcatttttaaaaggctaactgagaaaacattggagaacgcttttgcaattatgtaagcacataatgtaatcggaaaactgctgccctggttaaaaaaacaatgcaactgatctcagctggtattctgtctataatggagtggaatggacatttcatagtgaccccaaacttttgataGTGTACCGGTAGTGTAAATCGAgctgtatttttctgttttctaaCATTTGTAAAGAATTTCTTATatatgtgaagcactttgaaaCTGTTGTttcgttatatatatatttaaataattatatattttaggcctgcaactaatgattattttcataatcgCTTAATGTGCAGTTTATTTTCTCAATTCACTGATTATTCGTCTAGTCTATAAGACATCAGAAATGTAATGAAAGAATATTCACTACACTGTAATGGTTACAGTTTCCCACATGTGATTTTCAGTTCCaaacatattcagtttattataaTGTAAGAtaaggaaaagcagcaaatcttcacatttagAAAGCTGGAAccattaaatatttattttttgcttgaaaaattatTTCAACAATGAATCAACTGTTAAAATAGTTGTGAATAAATATTCTGTTGATCGATTAAACTTAATCAAGCCTTCGGTCTTAAATCATGCTCAAACCTGAAAATTAAAGTTGAGGGCGGATCTCATAGTTTTTATCTTAGATGCTATCAAGCATCATCATTTGTACTTGAGAGGTGAAAG
This window of the Sander lucioperca isolate FBNREF2018 chromosome 21, SLUC_FBN_1.2, whole genome shotgun sequence genome carries:
- the slc1a9 gene encoding solute carrier family 1 member 9, with the translated sequence MTNKSTANQSNTKKETEENQRDDNTDVAYKDAGHCSRNTHNLLLGLTVLGVVMGVGFGMLLRYMKVTDSSALTMVSFPGDILMRMLKMLILPLIISSLITGLAGLDARSSGRMGSRAMVYYMSTTIIAAILGVILVLGIHPGNPKLRGGSSSSVPKNQEVSSLDAFLDLLRNLFPENLVQACIQQVQTVLKKDLVAAPNQTEPVLVSRKKLEYKWGMNVLGLIGFFITFGICMSRMGERGKIMCDFFNILNEIIMTMVSMIMWYSPIGIASLIAGKIAAIGDLEMVARQLGMYMVTVIVGLVIHGGLILPAIFFAITRKSPFTFYSGIFQAWITALGTASSAGTLPVTFRCLEENLKIDKRVTRFVLPIGATINMDGTALYEAVAAIFIAQMNDITLDSGQIITVSMTATLASVGAASIPSAGLVTMLLILTAVGLPTQDISLLIAVDWLLDRMRTSINVVGDSFGAGIVDHLSKAELAELDAAEMQMLQPEEELDFIPPPPILTEMDLIDPIKPPALPPRSPRPPKQNHHSLSQSQSITYSPSRSIRSPSPHSIRSPSPHSVCSHSPRPFRTHSPCLLRRTEAGYCALPSYDNQIPTMPRSYRERDRERERMRRESETEEEERERVLGEVSDGEESDDTAYDRRHPMLPSDLP